In one Methylobacterium sp. SyP6R genomic region, the following are encoded:
- a CDS encoding glycosyltransferase, which produces MPPLRIAVLVKGYPRLSETFIAQELLGLEARGLDLAIWSLRQPHDGAVHPMHRQIRAPVAYLPEYLYQAPWRVLRGALSALGRPGLWPLLKLVRRDLARDCTPNRGRRLGQALVLARELPAEIGHIHVHYLHTPASVARYAALLSGRSWSASAHAKDIWTTPDWELAEKLDDARLAFAVTCTASGAARLREVAGDPGRVSLVYHGLDLSRFPAPPESRPARDGSDPADPLRLVTVGRAVAKKGFDDLLDALAALPPDLHWRLAHIGSGEALASLRDKAAALGLSQKVIFLGSKPQPEVVALMREADLFVLPAKRAPSGDRDGLPNVIMEAASQGLAVIATDFAGIPEFLRDGVEGRLVPPGDWGALSNAINLLARDPAGRAHLAAAALARLRAEFGAEAGFETVARLLRDAAGR; this is translated from the coding sequence ATGCCTCCGCTCCGCATCGCCGTCCTGGTCAAGGGCTACCCGCGCCTGTCCGAGACCTTCATCGCCCAGGAACTTCTGGGGCTCGAGGCGCGGGGCCTCGACCTCGCGATCTGGTCGCTGCGCCAGCCGCATGACGGCGCCGTGCACCCGATGCACCGGCAGATCCGCGCCCCCGTCGCCTACCTGCCGGAATATCTCTACCAGGCACCGTGGCGGGTGTTGCGCGGCGCCCTCTCGGCCCTGGGGCGGCCGGGTCTGTGGCCCCTTTTGAAGCTCGTCCGGCGCGACCTCGCCCGCGATTGCACGCCCAATCGCGGCCGGCGACTCGGCCAGGCGCTGGTGCTCGCCCGCGAGCTGCCGGCGGAGATCGGCCACATCCACGTGCATTACCTGCACACCCCGGCCTCGGTGGCGCGCTACGCCGCCCTCCTGAGCGGGCGGAGCTGGAGTGCGTCCGCCCACGCCAAGGACATCTGGACCACGCCGGACTGGGAACTGGCGGAGAAGCTCGACGATGCGCGGCTCGCCTTCGCGGTGACCTGCACGGCGTCCGGCGCCGCACGGCTGCGCGAGGTGGCGGGCGATCCGGGCCGGGTTTCCCTGGTCTATCACGGCCTCGACCTGTCGCGGTTTCCTGCGCCCCCGGAGAGCCGCCCGGCCCGGGACGGCTCGGACCCGGCCGATCCCTTGCGCCTCGTCACCGTCGGCCGGGCCGTGGCGAAGAAGGGCTTCGACGACCTCCTCGACGCGCTCGCCGCCCTTCCCCCCGACCTGCATTGGCGCCTCGCCCATATCGGCAGCGGCGAGGCGCTGGCATCCTTGCGCGACAAGGCCGCCGCCCTCGGCCTGTCGCAGAAGGTGATTTTTCTCGGCTCCAAGCCCCAGCCCGAGGTCGTGGCGCTGATGCGCGAGGCCGACCTGTTCGTGCTGCCGGCCAAGCGTGCTCCCTCCGGCGACCGCGACGGGCTGCCCAACGTCATCATGGAGGCGGCCTCGCAGGGCCTCGCCGTCATCGCCACCGACTTCGCCGGCATCCCGGAATTCCTGCGCGACGGGGTCGAGGGACGGCTGGTGCCGCCGGGCGACTGGGGGGCGCTCTCGAACGCCATCAACCTCCTCGCCCGCGACCCCGCCGGGCGGGCGCACCTCGCCGCGGCGGCGCTCGCCCGCCTGCGGGCGGAATTCGGCGCCGAGGCCGGGTTCGAGACGGTGGCCCGGCTCCTCCGGGACGCCGCGGGGCGATGA